Proteins from a single region of Mailhella massiliensis:
- a CDS encoding tyrosine-type recombinase/integrase, with the protein MAGENKPKRITDSYIAGLKPKAARYKKNLGDRLAVFVSPSGKKVFRMIWDAGNKSYTIGPYPEISLLQARRERDRINALLAQGIDPNEEKQQREESERLENLRREKTLQVVSLEWWEKYQKDNLEHEKQTVLSRLKKDVFPVLGNKPVADISRHEVADLLQDVEKRSSNIAHRLQGYLTRIFDYAVDDARIIPVNPVARLRFRTH; encoded by the coding sequence ATGGCAGGCGAAAACAAGCCCAAAAGGATAACGGATTCCTACATTGCCGGATTGAAACCAAAGGCCGCACGGTACAAGAAAAATCTTGGAGATCGTCTAGCGGTGTTTGTCTCCCCAAGTGGTAAGAAAGTCTTTCGTATGATCTGGGATGCTGGCAACAAGTCCTACACGATAGGCCCATACCCTGAAATATCGCTCTTGCAGGCCCGCCGGGAAAGAGACCGTATCAATGCCCTGTTGGCGCAGGGAATAGACCCAAACGAAGAAAAACAACAACGGGAAGAATCGGAAAGGCTTGAAAACCTGCGCAGGGAAAAGACTCTGCAAGTTGTTTCCTTGGAGTGGTGGGAAAAGTACCAAAAGGACAACTTGGAGCACGAAAAACAGACTGTTTTATCCCGTCTCAAAAAGGATGTGTTCCCCGTTCTGGGAAACAAGCCCGTGGCCGATATCTCACGGCATGAAGTGGCCGACCTCTTGCAGGACGTGGAAAAGAGAAGTTCCAACATAGCGCACAGACTGCAAGGCTATCTGACTCGCATTTTCGATTATGCCGTTGACGATGCAAGGATTATCCCGGTCAATCCTGTTGCACGGCTTAGGTTCAGGACTCATTAA
- a CDS encoding SGNH/GDSL hydrolase family protein — protein sequence MKIFYFFGDSVTLGVNDAPAGGWVARLAGKAAAAGLQVPPDTFYNMGVRRHSSAMILERWEREFQARAMEGVPSFLLFCFGTVDMAAPRGAVNIPVGESAANAREILQKAKTYGNVAMISAPPVKDREHCERLDSLCTAYASICAAVDVPFIDIFHPLLKAGYVDDLADGVHPGEAGNAMIAEELMKAGPLKRWFTENEK from the coding sequence ATGAAAATTTTCTATTTTTTCGGTGATTCCGTCACCCTCGGCGTCAACGACGCCCCCGCCGGGGGCTGGGTGGCAAGACTGGCCGGCAAGGCTGCCGCAGCCGGGCTGCAGGTTCCGCCGGACACCTTTTACAACATGGGCGTGCGCCGACATTCCAGCGCCATGATTCTGGAACGCTGGGAAAGGGAATTTCAGGCCCGGGCCATGGAAGGCGTTCCCTCCTTCCTGCTCTTCTGCTTCGGTACGGTGGACATGGCCGCACCCAGGGGGGCCGTCAACATTCCGGTGGGCGAATCCGCAGCCAACGCCCGTGAAATTCTGCAGAAGGCCAAAACGTACGGAAACGTGGCCATGATAAGCGCTCCCCCCGTGAAGGACAGGGAACACTGCGAACGGCTGGACAGCCTGTGCACGGCCTACGCCTCCATCTGTGCGGCCGTCGATGTGCCCTTCATCGATATTTTCCACCCTCTTCTCAAGGCGGGCTATGTCGACGACCTGGCCGACGGCGTACACCCCGGAGAAGCGGGCAATGCCATGATAGCCGAAGAACTCATGAAGGCCGGACCCCTGAAGCGCTGGTTCACCGAAAACGAAAAATAA
- a CDS encoding lytic transglycosylase domain-containing protein, with product MTEVNLLERRPSREFLIDSMDVTRLSPSARLLALPRPMVTPELAGAMNEGKIYTAPEEWRNIIEKAAKAYNLPASLIAAIIRTESAFQAHAVSPRGARGAMQIMPETQKELGLEDPYDAEANVMAGSAYLRRQLDRFGSLDLALAAYNAGPANVEKYGGVPPFPETRAYLQQVALHRQEAAKAAEREKRHE from the coding sequence GTGACGGAAGTCAATCTTCTGGAGCGGCGTCCGTCCCGGGAGTTTCTCATCGACAGCATGGATGTGACCCGCCTCTCCCCTTCCGCCCGCCTGCTGGCTCTGCCCCGGCCCATGGTCACGCCCGAGCTGGCCGGAGCCATGAACGAGGGAAAAATATACACTGCCCCGGAAGAATGGCGGAACATCATAGAAAAGGCGGCGAAGGCCTACAACCTTCCGGCATCGCTCATTGCGGCGATCATACGCACGGAATCGGCCTTCCAGGCCCACGCCGTTTCCCCCAGGGGCGCCCGCGGAGCCATGCAGATCATGCCGGAAACCCAGAAGGAACTGGGCCTGGAAGACCCGTATGACGCCGAGGCCAACGTCATGGCCGGAAGCGCCTATCTGCGCCGCCAGCTCGACCGATTCGGTTCCCTCGATCTTGCTCTCGCCGCCTACAACGCGGGACCGGCCAACGTCGAAAAATACGGCGGCGTACCGCCCTTCCCTGAAACGCGCGCCTACCTGCAACAGGTGGCGCTTCACCGGCAGGAAGCGGCAAAGGCCGCCGAGCGGGAAAAACGTCATGAATAA
- a CDS encoding ATP-binding protein codes for MPQLHVPARLEQLDAVNTFLKDNIPEKFLPLLLNLELVTEELLVNVFSYAYPEGVTGNAEIALREVFFDGKEMLCFSVKDRGAPFNPFAEVAAPDLSLDTESRPIGGLGIYLIRSVTTHQAYSLEDGVNCIDVYFALPEEE; via the coding sequence ATGCCGCAGCTCCATGTCCCGGCGCGACTGGAACAGCTTGACGCCGTCAACACCTTTCTCAAAGACAATATACCGGAGAAGTTCCTCCCTCTGCTGCTCAATCTGGAACTGGTCACGGAAGAACTTCTGGTCAACGTATTCAGCTACGCCTACCCCGAAGGGGTGACCGGCAATGCGGAAATCGCGCTGCGCGAAGTCTTTTTCGACGGAAAGGAAATGCTCTGTTTTTCCGTAAAGGACCGGGGCGCGCCCTTCAATCCCTTTGCAGAGGTTGCCGCGCCGGATCTTTCCCTGGATACGGAAAGCCGTCCCATCGGAGGACTGGGCATTTACCTCATACGCAGCGTCACCACGCATCAGGCCTATTCCCTCGAGGACGGCGTGAACTGCATCGACGTCTACTTCGCCCTGCCGGAAGAGGAATAA
- a CDS encoding STAS domain-containing protein: MQIDTFVQDGVTVSKISGRMDATTVAQFNEECQNLLSAGAGRIIIDLEGLEYISSAGLRGILTMGKACKSAGTALAFCSMQAMVADMFKLSGFTSILKVYPGLDEALAGMR; the protein is encoded by the coding sequence GTGCAGATTGATACCTTTGTTCAGGACGGTGTGACCGTCTCCAAAATTTCCGGCCGCATGGACGCCACCACGGTGGCGCAGTTCAATGAGGAATGTCAGAACCTGCTCTCCGCAGGGGCGGGCCGCATCATCATTGATCTGGAGGGACTTGAATACATAAGTTCCGCCGGGCTGCGCGGCATTCTCACCATGGGCAAGGCCTGCAAGAGCGCCGGAACCGCGCTGGCGTTCTGTTCCATGCAGGCCATGGTGGCGGACATGTTCAAACTTTCCGGCTTCACCTCCATTCTCAAGGTCTATCCCGGCCTCGACGAGGCTCTTGCGGGAATGCGCTGA
- the sctR gene encoding type III secretion system export apparatus subunit SctR encodes MGDINPLYLMAGLSVLGLAPFFLMMVTSYVKIVVVTSLVRNALGVQQVPPTMVMNGLAIILSVFIMAPVAMDTMDIVKNITVPANPGFSDIVRVAEQASPPLKRFLSANSDEKVTNMFMGTAKRIWPKERHDMISRDNMLIMVPAFTISELTKAFQIGFVLYLAFIAIDLIISNILLAMGMMMVSPTTISLPFKLLLFVTLDGWLKISQGLMLSYQ; translated from the coding sequence ATGGGCGACATCAATCCGTTGTATCTCATGGCGGGCCTGTCCGTACTCGGACTGGCCCCCTTCTTCCTCATGATGGTCACCTCCTACGTCAAGATCGTGGTGGTCACCTCCCTGGTGCGGAACGCCCTCGGCGTGCAGCAGGTGCCCCCGACCATGGTCATGAACGGGCTTGCCATCATTCTCAGCGTGTTCATCATGGCGCCCGTGGCCATGGATACCATGGACATCGTGAAGAACATCACCGTACCGGCGAACCCCGGGTTCTCGGACATCGTCCGAGTGGCCGAGCAGGCGTCCCCGCCGCTCAAGCGCTTTCTCTCCGCCAATTCCGACGAAAAGGTCACCAACATGTTCATGGGTACGGCAAAACGCATCTGGCCCAAAGAACGCCACGACATGATCAGCAGGGACAACATGCTCATCATGGTTCCGGCCTTCACGATTTCCGAGCTTACCAAGGCCTTCCAGATAGGCTTCGTGCTGTATCTCGCCTTCATCGCCATCGACCTCATCATTTCCAACATCCTGCTCGCCATGGGCATGATGATGGTTTCTCCCACCACCATTTCCCTGCCGTTCAAGCTTCTGCTCTTCGTCACGCTGGACGGCTGGCTGAAAATCAGCCAGGGGCTGATGCTCAGCTATCAGTAA
- the sctQ gene encoding type III secretion system cytoplasmic ring protein SctQ, translating to MAEFAYYPAYRAPSLPLEKASLQNSVSLRPCPWSTAFGAGKVDLTPLPDTPGFAPACILDLDMGGTLWYAELDDAALLLRHEVFTDDAGNAPDIDERTLPGEVRRAILESMLGKALAALREHLNLPVFVTDVRFSPAESVKVPFSLGLKAVLSACNGLPEQTLFLRLSPSKAEEAAVLADALRALPQRQSGPLSETLKAVPLEVVLESGYLFLKPEEVARLGVEDVLLPEAWTAPETLTLRILYGAGRTCSALCTAEGGNATLTSPLSEEAEPSMDSSLQNDIDIRLSFELDRRLITVGELEALTPGYTFSLNSDMQSPVTIRANGKAIARGRLVDMNGVLGVQIAETL from the coding sequence ATGGCGGAATTTGCATATTACCCTGCCTACAGGGCTCCTTCCCTCCCTCTGGAAAAGGCATCTCTTCAAAACAGCGTCAGCCTTCGCCCCTGCCCGTGGAGCACGGCTTTCGGCGCGGGCAAGGTCGACCTCACGCCCCTGCCGGACACGCCCGGCTTCGCTCCGGCCTGCATTCTTGATCTGGATATGGGCGGAACCTTGTGGTACGCGGAACTGGACGATGCGGCCCTGCTTCTGCGCCACGAAGTCTTTACGGACGATGCCGGAAACGCCCCTGATATCGACGAAAGAACGCTGCCCGGCGAAGTGCGCCGTGCGATCCTGGAATCGATGCTGGGAAAAGCGCTTGCCGCCCTGCGCGAGCACCTGAACCTGCCCGTTTTCGTGACCGACGTGCGATTTTCTCCGGCAGAGTCAGTGAAGGTTCCCTTTTCCCTGGGGCTCAAAGCCGTGCTTTCCGCCTGCAACGGCCTTCCCGAACAGACGCTTTTCCTTCGGCTTTCTCCCTCGAAGGCCGAAGAGGCCGCCGTACTCGCCGACGCCCTGCGCGCCCTGCCCCAGCGGCAGAGCGGCCCGCTGAGCGAAACGCTGAAAGCCGTTCCCCTTGAAGTCGTACTGGAATCGGGCTATCTTTTTCTGAAGCCCGAAGAGGTCGCTCGCCTCGGCGTGGAGGATGTGCTCCTTCCCGAGGCATGGACGGCTCCCGAAACGCTGACGCTGCGTATTTTGTACGGTGCGGGCCGCACCTGTTCCGCCCTCTGCACCGCAGAAGGCGGAAACGCCACGCTCACATCACCCCTATCCGAAGAAGCGGAACCCTCCATGGACAGCTCCCTGCAAAACGACATCGACATCCGCCTGAGCTTTGAACTCGACCGCCGCCTCATTACCGTGGGCGAACTGGAAGCGCTCACGCCGGGCTACACCTTTTCGCTCAACAGCGACATGCAGTCTCCCGTAACCATACGCGCCAACGGCAAAGCCATTGCACGGGGGCGCCTTGTGGACATGAACGGCGTGCTCGGCGTACAGATCGCCGAAACGCTGTAG
- a CDS encoding type III secretion protein — protein MERYPLEALISVRLYREEGAKRGVRNAEGALREAEAAVEKKRKELEEFRIWRVEEEDRRYEAIMNVPMSMEKLDAFKNGLALLAAQENDREQAVAQAQKTVERRREELRKAQEAVKAARKNTSKIQAHKDIWQEEARKEAEHKEDLELEEFRPISRKGAEAEGEDA, from the coding sequence GTGGAACGCTATCCTCTGGAAGCGCTGATCTCCGTACGCCTCTACCGGGAGGAGGGAGCAAAGCGCGGGGTGCGCAATGCCGAGGGCGCGCTTCGCGAAGCGGAAGCGGCTGTGGAGAAAAAAAGGAAGGAACTTGAGGAGTTCCGCATCTGGCGCGTCGAAGAGGAGGACCGCCGCTATGAGGCCATCATGAACGTGCCCATGAGCATGGAAAAGCTGGATGCGTTCAAGAACGGTCTCGCCCTGCTTGCCGCGCAGGAAAACGACAGAGAACAGGCCGTGGCGCAGGCGCAGAAGACTGTGGAGCGCCGCAGAGAAGAACTCCGCAAAGCGCAGGAAGCCGTGAAGGCTGCCCGGAAGAACACTTCCAAGATACAGGCCCACAAGGATATCTGGCAGGAAGAAGCCAGAAAGGAAGCCGAGCACAAGGAAGACCTGGAACTGGAGGAATTCCGTCCCATTTCCCGAAAAGGAGCGGAAGCGGAAGGCGAGGACGCCTGA
- the sctN gene encoding type III secretion system ATPase SctN, which produces MAFEYIGSLLEEAVQTTTPVEVRGRVEQVVGTIIRAVVPGVKVGELCILRNPWENFQLKAEVVGFVRNVALLSPLGSCQGVSPATEVIPTGEILSVPVGEELLGRVLDGLGQPMDGGPALKTRHHYPVFAEAPNPMTRKIISRPLTLGLRSLDGMLTCGEGQRMGIFAAAGGGKSTLLSSIIKGCSAEVCVLALIGERGREVREFIEHDLGPEGRKKAVLVVSTSDRSSMERLKAAYTSTAIAEYFRDQGKSVLLMMDSVTRFGRAQREIGLAAGEPPTRRGFPPSVFSELPKLMERAGNSDKGSITALYTVLVEGDDMTEPIADETRSILDGHIVLSRKLAARNHYPAIDVQASVSRVMNAIVSKEHKKAAQRLRQILAKFAEVELLVQIGEYKKGADKEADDALAHIDKVNAFLKQGLDEKSTFEQTLEGLFEAVR; this is translated from the coding sequence ATGGCTTTCGAATATATCGGTTCTCTCCTGGAAGAAGCGGTGCAGACCACCACGCCCGTGGAAGTGCGCGGCCGCGTGGAACAGGTGGTGGGCACCATCATCCGCGCCGTGGTTCCCGGCGTGAAGGTAGGAGAGCTCTGCATACTCAGGAACCCGTGGGAGAACTTCCAGCTCAAGGCGGAAGTGGTGGGGTTCGTTCGCAACGTGGCCCTGCTGTCCCCGCTGGGCAGTTGTCAGGGCGTTTCACCGGCCACGGAAGTCATTCCTACGGGAGAAATCCTTTCCGTCCCCGTGGGGGAAGAGCTGCTCGGCCGCGTGCTGGACGGACTGGGGCAGCCCATGGACGGCGGCCCCGCGCTGAAAACGCGCCATCACTACCCGGTATTTGCCGAAGCCCCCAACCCCATGACCAGAAAAATCATCAGCAGGCCGCTTACCCTCGGTCTGCGCTCGCTGGACGGTATGCTCACCTGCGGCGAAGGCCAGCGCATGGGCATCTTCGCCGCAGCGGGCGGCGGCAAATCCACCCTGCTCTCCAGCATCATCAAGGGCTGTTCCGCCGAGGTGTGCGTACTTGCCCTCATCGGCGAACGCGGCAGGGAAGTGAGGGAATTCATCGAACACGACCTCGGGCCGGAAGGCAGGAAAAAGGCGGTGCTCGTGGTTTCCACCTCCGACCGTTCCTCCATGGAACGCCTGAAGGCCGCCTATACCTCCACGGCCATAGCCGAATATTTCCGCGACCAGGGCAAAAGCGTTCTGCTCATGATGGATTCCGTCACCCGTTTCGGTCGTGCCCAGCGCGAAATAGGACTCGCCGCAGGCGAACCGCCTACGCGAAGGGGCTTTCCGCCTTCGGTATTTTCGGAACTTCCCAAGCTGATGGAGCGGGCAGGAAACTCCGACAAGGGGTCCATCACCGCACTCTACACCGTGCTTGTGGAAGGCGACGACATGACCGAACCCATTGCCGACGAAACCCGTTCCATTCTGGACGGCCATATCGTGCTCTCCCGCAAGCTCGCGGCGCGCAACCACTACCCGGCCATCGACGTGCAGGCCAGCGTGAGCCGCGTCATGAACGCCATCGTCAGCAAGGAGCATAAGAAGGCGGCCCAGAGACTGCGCCAGATACTCGCCAAATTCGCGGAAGTGGAACTTCTGGTACAGATAGGCGAATACAAGAAAGGGGCGGACAAGGAAGCCGACGACGCCCTGGCCCATATCGACAAGGTCAACGCCTTTCTCAAACAGGGCCTTGACGAGAAAAGCACCTTTGAACAGACGCTGGAAGGTCTGTTCGAAGCCGTACGCTGA
- a CDS encoding HrpE/YscL family type III secretion apparatus protein codes for MGTLFRLNTDFVTPAAGTRVLKAEEYGLLLEANALLAAAREKAAATEKAAEEAYERKKEEGYREGLEQGKLEHAEKMMETILSSVEFIEGIENTLVSVVNQAIRKIIGEMDDKERIVSIVRNALNTVRGQQKVTVRVSPADEQAVASALSAMTAGSSGSSFLTIVADARLPRDSCILESELGVVDAGLETQLKALEHAFHSKISQ; via the coding sequence ATGGGCACCCTGTTTCGACTGAACACCGATTTCGTCACCCCCGCTGCGGGTACCAGAGTTCTGAAGGCGGAAGAGTACGGTCTGCTTCTGGAAGCGAACGCGCTGCTTGCCGCCGCCAGGGAAAAGGCCGCGGCCACGGAAAAAGCCGCGGAAGAAGCCTATGAGCGGAAGAAGGAAGAGGGGTATCGCGAAGGCCTCGAGCAGGGCAAACTGGAACACGCGGAAAAGATGATGGAAACCATACTCTCTTCCGTGGAGTTCATCGAAGGCATTGAAAACACGCTGGTCAGCGTGGTGAATCAGGCCATACGCAAAATCATCGGAGAAATGGACGACAAGGAACGCATCGTCAGCATCGTGCGCAACGCCCTGAACACGGTGCGCGGCCAGCAGAAGGTGACGGTGCGCGTATCCCCGGCCGATGAACAGGCCGTGGCCTCGGCGCTTTCCGCCATGACGGCGGGATCTTCCGGCAGTTCCTTCCTCACCATCGTGGCCGACGCAAGGCTCCCCCGCGATTCCTGCATTCTGGAAAGTGAACTCGGCGTGGTGGATGCCGGGCTTGAAACCCAGCTCAAGGCGCTGGAACACGCCTTCCACAGCAAAATCAGCCAGTAA
- a CDS encoding SctK family type III secretion system sorting platform protein: MDYRFLAEIIALRPPLFRAMLEFNRGSSSAMPEALEALGKNAAALWACPSFRRAWPCPRNEREYWNFSEESQRLALMDADTLRRLGLFLGAAVHAEELSRVIAAEQVRELRRDLGSEIYAYALKRGRYQIGSLRPLLLPPSSRGTLAARIRELGTAALFLIRSDWPETLRTLSAPRFPVMEQDAFRPELTRGQRTALWFTMKKILLREVAPQWAPCFD, from the coding sequence ATGGATTACCGCTTTCTTGCCGAAATCATCGCGCTCAGGCCTCCGCTTTTCCGGGCCATGCTGGAGTTCAACCGGGGCTCCTCTTCCGCCATGCCCGAAGCGCTGGAAGCCCTCGGCAAAAATGCGGCCGCACTCTGGGCCTGCCCGTCCTTCCGCAGAGCCTGGCCATGCCCACGCAACGAACGGGAATACTGGAACTTTTCCGAGGAATCGCAAAGGCTCGCCCTCATGGATGCCGATACTCTCCGCAGGCTCGGTCTCTTTCTCGGCGCGGCGGTCCACGCCGAAGAACTTTCCCGCGTGATCGCCGCAGAACAGGTGCGGGAACTCAGGCGTGACCTCGGATCGGAAATCTACGCCTACGCGCTGAAACGCGGCCGCTACCAGATAGGCAGTCTGCGCCCTCTTCTGCTTCCTCCGTCTTCCCGGGGAACGCTGGCCGCGCGCATCCGGGAGCTGGGAACGGCAGCCCTTTTCCTCATCCGGTCCGACTGGCCGGAAACGCTGCGCACGCTTTCCGCCCCCCGCTTTCCGGTCATGGAGCAGGATGCCTTCCGGCCGGAGCTTACGCGCGGTCAGCGTACGGCCCTGTGGTTCACCATGAAAAAAATTCTGCTCAGGGAGGTGGCTCCGCAATGGGCACCCTGTTTCGACTGA
- the sctJ gene encoding type III secretion system inner membrane ring lipoprotein SctJ → MQSFRSVVASASCFHRALCLVLVLAALLLGGCKAEIYQGLSETQANTMLSVLLRHGISAEKVAAKNDFSIAVEEKQIVQALEILRENSLPREDFKSLGEVFAAQGMISSTTEEQARLAYALSQELADTFSRIDGVLTARVHVVLGHTDLGTGNVTPPSAAVFLRHTPESQATRLISHIRELAANAVPGLMQDKVSVMLVPVREQVSVPMPQKSEQDDREKAYLFAGLGALLLLACAGLAAAAVLYARRNRNKAQ, encoded by the coding sequence ATGCAGTCCTTCCGTTCCGTTGTTGCCTCCGCCTCCTGTTTTCACCGTGCGCTGTGCCTTGTTCTTGTTCTGGCCGCCCTTCTGCTCGGAGGCTGCAAGGCGGAAATCTACCAGGGACTCAGCGAAACGCAGGCCAACACCATGCTTTCCGTGCTGCTGCGCCACGGCATAAGCGCGGAAAAAGTCGCCGCCAAGAACGACTTCAGCATAGCCGTGGAGGAAAAGCAGATCGTGCAGGCACTGGAAATTCTGCGCGAGAACAGCCTCCCGCGGGAAGACTTCAAAAGCCTCGGCGAGGTGTTCGCCGCCCAGGGCATGATATCTTCCACGACGGAAGAACAGGCACGCCTTGCCTACGCCCTTTCCCAGGAGCTGGCCGATACCTTTTCCCGCATAGACGGCGTGCTTACCGCCAGAGTACACGTCGTTCTCGGGCATACCGATCTCGGCACAGGCAACGTCACGCCCCCCAGCGCCGCGGTCTTTCTGCGCCATACGCCGGAATCCCAGGCCACGCGCCTCATTTCCCATATCCGGGAGCTGGCCGCCAACGCCGTTCCCGGCCTCATGCAGGACAAGGTGTCCGTCATGCTCGTGCCCGTGCGGGAACAGGTAAGCGTGCCCATGCCGCAGAAGAGCGAACAGGACGACAGGGAAAAGGCGTATCTTTTCGCAGGGCTCGGGGCGCTGCTTCTGCTGGCATGCGCCGGGCTGGCCGCGGCGGCCGTGTTATACGCGCGCAGAAACAGAAACAAGGCTCAGTAA
- a CDS encoding tetratricopeptide repeat protein — protein sequence MLTDSQIVRLLDIANAGCHKGMVMEARTIYEGILAVLPGHAPALIGRALSHIVIGEYGQAETILRSEVLSENPDDPEGRVMLGLCLFLADKKDEAEEILQPLAEEEHSSAELAKSLLEQIRQA from the coding sequence ATGCTTACCGATTCCCAGATAGTCCGCCTGCTCGACATCGCCAACGCGGGGTGCCACAAGGGCATGGTCATGGAAGCCCGCACCATTTACGAAGGCATTCTCGCCGTGCTCCCCGGCCATGCGCCCGCGCTCATCGGCCGTGCTCTCAGCCATATCGTCATCGGCGAATACGGGCAGGCCGAGACGATACTCCGTTCCGAAGTTCTTTCCGAAAACCCCGATGATCCCGAAGGGCGGGTCATGCTCGGCCTCTGTCTCTTCCTCGCAGACAAAAAGGATGAGGCTGAGGAGATTCTCCAGCCTCTGGCGGAAGAGGAACACTCCTCCGCAGAGCTTGCGAAATCGCTCCTTGAACAGATACGGCAGGCCTGA
- a CDS encoding EscF/YscF/HrpA family type III secretion system needle major subunit: MDAVSGFNINQMFENTLQGVSTKGAELNAQMEQIAQGDELSNEQMISLQFAVGQYNTLMESLSTVTKSMTDMMKSLAQRSS, translated from the coding sequence ATGGATGCTGTCAGCGGATTCAATATCAACCAGATGTTTGAAAATACCCTGCAGGGCGTCAGCACCAAGGGTGCGGAACTGAATGCCCAGATGGAACAGATCGCTCAGGGCGACGAGTTGAGCAACGAACAGATGATCTCCCTGCAGTTTGCCGTCGGCCAGTACAACACGCTGATGGAATCTCTTTCCACCGTGACCAAGAGCATGACCGACATGATGAAGAGCCTGGCCCAGCGCTCCAGCTGA
- the sctD gene encoding type III secretion system inner membrane ring subunit SctD: MDGVTLRIFSGLHLGAEIELTEGTYVIGTDDSCDLILSDSSLAPRHAALRVLPSEEEIQVFAEPLDGTVILFENTLSGEERLPVRRPFRLGQVILAWTENSTAGDAAWREVEDCLERAKAQAEPEKITEALPASQATILAEQTEEKEKNANDVAAASPLPDLAEVPADEEPKKSGASGRIFKAAGLILACGLAGLLCFTWQENGPERTPEQIMRALLDEAGYQKLSVTGGKDSVTVTGRIASDRERGRILRLAQLLHFPVYLDVTVRSDAADAVKSSFNALGLFPEVTELPPSAHPGLLVKGYIKNGVMEEQALTEAVRNVPALRPEAQGGSPKLSLFQDIRHEEDVQVLLMPALAGAGLGEVKTEYQPGRIVLRGAFTPQTKSALEEVVAAVKEKLGVPVPFDIINSAEVPGPGKSDNIYTRQEKRESSSAPSARKEESSSAFQVTAVSMGPMKFITLKNGERVFEGGELPGGYVLEKISVDALTLTRNNNTTLYPLRGSHD, encoded by the coding sequence ATGGACGGCGTGACGCTCAGAATCTTTTCCGGCCTTCACCTCGGGGCGGAAATCGAGCTGACGGAAGGGACGTATGTCATCGGTACCGACGATTCCTGCGATCTCATCCTCAGCGATTCCTCGCTCGCTCCCCGTCACGCGGCTCTGCGCGTTCTTCCGTCCGAAGAAGAAATTCAGGTTTTTGCGGAACCTCTGGACGGCACGGTGATTCTTTTCGAAAACACCCTTTCCGGTGAGGAAAGGCTCCCCGTACGACGCCCCTTCAGGCTCGGCCAGGTCATTCTGGCATGGACGGAAAACTCCACGGCGGGCGACGCCGCCTGGCGGGAAGTGGAAGATTGCCTCGAACGGGCGAAAGCGCAGGCGGAACCGGAAAAAATCACGGAAGCCCTTCCCGCATCTCAGGCAACGATATTGGCGGAGCAGACGGAAGAGAAGGAAAAAAACGCCAACGATGTGGCCGCAGCCTCTCCCCTGCCGGACCTTGCGGAAGTCCCCGCGGATGAAGAGCCAAAAAAATCCGGAGCCTCCGGCCGGATTTTCAAGGCGGCGGGGCTGATACTCGCCTGCGGGCTTGCAGGCCTTCTGTGCTTTACCTGGCAGGAAAACGGGCCTGAACGCACGCCGGAACAGATCATGCGCGCCCTTCTGGACGAAGCGGGCTATCAGAAACTCTCCGTCACGGGAGGGAAAGACAGCGTAACCGTCACGGGCCGGATTGCCTCCGACAGGGAACGCGGCCGCATACTCCGTCTGGCACAACTTTTGCATTTCCCCGTATATCTGGATGTGACGGTACGGTCGGACGCCGCCGATGCGGTGAAATCCTCCTTCAACGCGCTGGGCCTGTTCCCGGAAGTGACGGAGCTGCCGCCTTCCGCCCATCCCGGACTTCTTGTGAAGGGCTACATCAAAAACGGCGTAATGGAGGAACAGGCGCTTACGGAGGCCGTTCGCAACGTGCCCGCCCTCCGGCCGGAGGCTCAGGGAGGCAGTCCGAAGCTGTCGCTCTTTCAGGACATCCGGCACGAGGAAGACGTGCAGGTACTGCTGATGCCCGCTCTTGCAGGGGCGGGACTCGGAGAGGTGAAAACGGAATATCAGCCCGGCAGGATAGTGCTGCGCGGAGCCTTCACCCCGCAGACGAAATCCGCGCTGGAGGAGGTCGTCGCCGCGGTGAAGGAAAAGCTCGGCGTACCCGTGCCCTTCGACATCATCAACAGCGCGGAGGTTCCCGGCCCGGGCAAGTCCGACAACATTTACACGCGTCAGGAAAAGCGGGAAAGCTCCTCCGCCCCGTCTGCACGGAAGGAAGAGAGCTCCTCCGCCTTCCAGGTTACGGCGGTTTCCATGGGGCCCATGAAATTCATCACTCTTAAAAACGGCGAACGCGTTTTTGAAGGGGGAGAACTGCCGGGCGGCTACGTACTGGAAAAAATTTCCGTCGACGCGCTGACGCTGACCAGGAACAACAACACAACCCTCTACCCTTTGAGAGGTTCCCATGACTGA